In Candidatus Hydrogenedentota bacterium, the following proteins share a genomic window:
- a CDS encoding alpha-glucosidase/alpha-galactosidase, translating into MPKIAFIGAGSTVFAKNVLGDCLLTDALRDARISLIDVDPVRLRDSEAMVRALNRTVGASAVVEAFPAAKAERALAGADYVVNAVQVGGYEPCTVADFEIPKKYGLRQTIGDTLGIGGIFRALRTIPVLLDYCRILERVAPDALLLNYTNPMAMLVRAVQRAASVRCVGLCHSVQACAPGLCRELDLPEDNLRWRIAGINHQGWLLEISRNGEDLYPEIKRRALLPEYRSRDAVRFEIMRLFGHYVTESSEHSAEYVPWFIKARAPELVGRFGIPLDEYPRRCREQIAQWAALRGELVTDAPLPHTRTDEYASRILEAVETGAPFTFGGNTANTGLIPNLPHGCCVEVMCVADRNGVTPVFAGELPPQCAALNRTNINVQELAVEAALTRRRDHVYQAALLDPHTAAELTPDEIVSLCDDLFAAHAEWMPEYF; encoded by the coding sequence ATGCCGAAAATCGCCTTTATCGGCGCGGGGAGTACGGTCTTTGCGAAGAACGTGCTGGGCGACTGTCTTCTGACGGACGCCCTGCGTGACGCCCGCATCTCCCTGATTGACGTGGACCCCGTCCGTCTGCGGGACTCGGAGGCCATGGTGCGGGCCCTGAACCGGACCGTGGGCGCGTCGGCGGTGGTGGAGGCCTTTCCGGCCGCCAAGGCGGAGCGCGCGCTGGCCGGGGCGGACTATGTGGTGAACGCGGTCCAGGTGGGGGGCTACGAGCCCTGCACGGTCGCGGACTTTGAGATCCCCAAGAAGTACGGCCTGCGGCAGACCATCGGCGACACCCTGGGCATCGGGGGCATTTTCCGCGCCCTGCGCACGATTCCCGTGCTGCTGGACTACTGCCGGATCCTGGAGCGGGTCGCTCCGGACGCGCTCCTTCTCAACTACACCAACCCCATGGCCATGCTGGTCCGCGCGGTGCAGCGGGCGGCATCGGTGCGCTGTGTCGGCCTGTGCCACAGCGTGCAGGCCTGCGCCCCCGGCCTCTGCCGGGAACTGGACCTTCCGGAGGACAACCTGCGCTGGCGGATCGCCGGGATCAACCACCAGGGCTGGCTGCTGGAAATTTCCCGGAACGGCGAGGACCTGTACCCCGAAATCAAGCGGCGGGCACTGCTTCCGGAATACCGTTCGCGGGACGCGGTCCGATTCGAGATCATGCGCCTTTTCGGGCACTACGTCACCGAGTCCAGCGAGCATTCGGCGGAGTATGTGCCCTGGTTCATCAAGGCGCGCGCGCCGGAGCTGGTGGGGCGTTTCGGCATCCCGCTGGACGAATATCCCCGGCGCTGCCGCGAACAGATCGCCCAGTGGGCGGCTCTGCGCGGGGAGCTGGTGACCGACGCGCCGCTTCCGCACACGCGCACGGACGAGTACGCCTCGCGCATCCTGGAGGCCGTCGAGACCGGCGCCCCCTTCACCTTCGGCGGCAACACGGCGAACACGGGGCTCATCCCCAACCTGCCGCACGGCTGCTGCGTCGAGGTGATGTGCGTGGCCGACCGCAACGGCGTCACCCCGGTCTTCGCCGGGGAACTCCCGCCGCAGTGCGCGGCATTAAACCGGACGAACATCAACGTGCAGGAGCTGGCAGTGGAGGCGGCGCTCACGCGGCGCCGGGACCATGTCTACCAGGCGGCCCTGCTCGACCCGCACACGGCGGCGGAACTGACGCCGGACGAAATCGTCTCGCTGTGCGACGACTTGTTTGCGGCGCACGCGGAGTGGATGCCGGAGTATTTCTGA